The sequence GCGCTTCAACCAGGCGCAGAAGGATTTCGAGGTGAAGCTGGAGTTCGTGCCGCAGGCGCAGGCCCGGCAAAAGCTCATCACCTCCATCGCCGCCGGCAGTCCGCCCGATTGCTGCCAGGTCTGGGACAACTGGGTGGGCGAGTTCGAGGGCATGGGCGCAGTGGAGGATCTCACCGCCAAGGCCAAGGAGTGGAAGCATTTTAAAGACGTCTTGCCCATCGCCTGGCAGACCGTCACCGTCCACGGCAAGATCGCCTCCTTGCCCTGGGTCGTCACCAATGACGGGGTCTACTACCGGACGGACCGGCTGAAGGAATACGGGATCAAGGCGCCCAAGGACGACTGGACCTTCGACGACTTCCTCGTCACCGCCAAGGGCTTCACCAAGCCGGACAAGAACCAGTACGGATTCGGCATGCGCGGGCAGGGGACCTGGGCCGTGCTCTACGCCACGGAGTTCATGTATGCCAACGGCGCCCAGGTGCTGAAGGACGGCAAGGTCGCCATCAACTCCAAGGAGGCGGCGGAGGCCCTCGACTGGTACCTGGATCTCTTCCGCAAGCACAAGGTCTGTCCGCCGTCCGTGCCCACCGACGGCTGGCGGGGCATCGTGGAGGGTTTCGGTCGCGGCGTCACCAATACCTATATCCACAACTCCGGCTCCGCGGAGGAGCAGAAGGGCTTCGTGGGCGAGAAGAACTTCTCGACGGTGCCCCTGCCGCTCGGCCCTGCCAAGAAGCGCGCGTCCTTCTACTTCTCGGAGACGCTCACCGCGTTCAACAAGGGGAAGAGCCGCGACGGCGCCTGGCGCTTCATGTCCTGGCTCATGGAGGACGAGCCCAACCTCATGTACACGAAGGGGCTGGGCCTGCTGCCCTCGCGAAAGAGCCTCTCCGAGCGCCCGGAGTTCACCGCCGATCCTGCCTACCAGGGTTTCCTCAAGTCCTTTCCCTTCTCCATGGTCAGTCCTTATCTCGCCTATGCGGGCTGGGGCGGCAAGATCGACTCGGAGGGCGTGCCCCTCTTCCAGCAGGCCCTGGTGGGTAAGCTCTCCGCCAAGGAGTTCCTCGACAAGTTCGCCGAGGTCCTCACGAAGAACATGACGTAGGCATGGCTCGCGAAGCGACCCTCGCGGCTCCCGTGGCGCGGCCGCTGCTCTCGCGCCGCGCCCGGGAGCTCCTCACCGGCTAT is a genomic window of Candidatus Methylomirabilota bacterium containing:
- a CDS encoding sugar ABC transporter substrate-binding protein: MDERRILSRRQLLKTMAATSALAAADLAWWEEPLIRPRRAWGAAPVRFQFSVPEPKRNVLVESLVQRFNQAQKDFEVKLEFVPQAQARQKLITSIAAGSPPDCCQVWDNWVGEFEGMGAVEDLTAKAKEWKHFKDVLPIAWQTVTVHGKIASLPWVVTNDGVYYRTDRLKEYGIKAPKDDWTFDDFLVTAKGFTKPDKNQYGFGMRGQGTWAVLYATEFMYANGAQVLKDGKVAINSKEAAEALDWYLDLFRKHKVCPPSVPTDGWRGIVEGFGRGVTNTYIHNSGSAEEQKGFVGEKNFSTVPLPLGPAKKRASFYFSETLTAFNKGKSRDGAWRFMSWLMEDEPNLMYTKGLGLLPSRKSLSERPEFTADPAYQGFLKSFPFSMVSPYLAYAGWGGKIDSEGVPLFQQALVGKLSAKEFLDKFAEVLTKNMT